Below is a window of Cydia splendana chromosome 3, ilCydSple1.2, whole genome shotgun sequence DNA.
GTACATATATACGTAATAGTATGTAGTAGTCTTGGATTATATTTTTCGTAAAATTAATGTAGAAAGCAACATGTAAATACAAAATCTAGAAAATAATTTAAGAGATTTTACAAAAACACGACTGACGTTGACAGCGTCATTTTACTTTTTATATCttattcttatattattattattattttatttttttgtaaatgtaaTATGGGTCCTGgaacctgaaataaatgatttttagttttatttttatttatttatcttacgaattccatataaaaataaaaaagtattgacctcacatcgactcattagatttttgttccttcacgtcccttctttggtactaacaaaataatttattcaaaaccatgaaattaccaccagattacataaaatatgtaatgctatccaaagaactaaccgaaagaaagacattccatgcttttttcttgttttatcattgttatttttgcatatttttacgaccattttacgacattgttgacaacttcacatttgagcggtccatacaagactaaacgaaaaagtaacgcgtgatctgttttaacgttacttttgcggggccatttttggcggctgattgggtatccagttcttattctatatcaatgccgctaggccaccagcgcttcgtaTGGTTCTCGTGACTCCTAAgtagaaatgaataaagagtgCAACAATGTATCGTTTCAGACTGGCGCTACGTGGCCGCGTGCGCAGTGTGCGTGGGCGTGGCCATGTTGTGCAAGGAGCAGGGCATCACCGCCACCGGCGTGTGCGTCGTGTACGAGCTCTTCGTGGCGCAGAAGGTGGGCCTATACCTACTGTGGTACATTATTGATGTGGTGTGCTCAACTCTGTTAACGTTGGGAAAACGATGGGGTTTTGGTAACAATGCCCCATTCACTTCATTTATCCCATTATCCTTTTATTTACAATACCACAAATACGGAATGaaatatctaaactataaaaaaaaaggcCCGGAAAGACGACTCGTGGTGTAAGAGGCTGGTAGAGTGGAGACCTTGGGGAGAGTCACGCCCAGTAGGAAAACCAAAGATGCGTTGGTATGACGACATCAAAAGAACAGCTGGATCAAAATGGGTACAAAGGGCACAAAATAGATCAGAATGGCAAAAATTTAAGGAGGCCTACATCTCAAAGATTGAAAAGGGCTAAAAAGAGAAGAAGAGagggataaaaaaaatgtaaaataagtaaaactaattttaaaataaataccggCTAGCTCTAAGGTCGCCAGTGACGTCTACTATCCTTTTCTCATATCCTTACAGTCATGTCACAGTCATGTGTTTGTGTATATTCTTGTTCCTTTGAATCTCAAAACGGACGGAAACGGATTTTGTTAAAACATTccagtatttattaaaaaaatactagaacGTCTGTGGAGGATCCATGCAATCCTCCATACTTTTACTGTTGAAAGCACCTGTAATTTTCTCTTCTTGATTTTTTCCGCGTTTTCTTCCAGCGCCGTGGAACCAGCGGTGGCAATCGTTGGTCGTGGCTGGAGGCGTGGGGCAAAGGCTCGGGTTGGGGCTATGCGTGCGGCGAGGCCGCTCGGCGCGTCGTCACCCTGTGCTGCGCCAGCCTCGCCCTGCTGGCGGCAAGGCTGCACGTGATGGGCGCTCAGCTGCCAGTGTTCACGAGATTTGATAATCCAGCCGGAGCCACTACTGGACCTGCTAAGTGAGTTGCTAGAGCAAGCGTAAGGCCAGGCTTCACACACAGACACAGTACACAGTACACAGATATTCTTTCCTTCCTCGTCgtatcctcatggctgagggacgtgacgaatgtggacactTTTCACTAATGCTCTCCAAGCAGCTCTGTCTTGGGCCCAGTTCATGCTAGCCTGCAATGACACAAATATTAATTATCGATTATAAAGATCCTGGTGGAAGCGTGAGGCTAAACATCGCAGTACGTCGTCACCGTATATCGCGTATAGCGTAGCATAGCGATAGCGTGCTAGTGTGCTCTCAACCACATTCAACCCAGTTGGGAAGGTGGATCAACATCTAAATAGTCTGGAGAGAATAGAGATCGACCAACAATTTTGCCAATGCTATTTTCTTTTTCCAGGCATTTGACATTCGCTTACCTGCCCGCGCTGAACGCGTGGCTCCTCGCGCTGCCCGAGGCCCTGTGCTGTGACTGGACGATGGGCACGGTGGCGTTGCTCCAATCGTGGCAAGACCCTAGGAATCTGGCCACCGCGGCGCTGTTCATTGGCTTGTTGGTCGCCGCGATCCACGCGCTGCGGACACGGTGTACTGCTTTGTCTATGGTTAGTATCTGGACTCTACTCAGCAGACATTGTAATCTAAAGTAGGTATTACAAATATTTTCAGTAATATTTAATTATGCGTCACGGGAGGTAAAGTTACAGTACATCATAAAATTCGCTTCTGTAACGTTGAGTCCGTTTCTTTAATTGAGTTTTTACCATTGGCTACGAAAGAAAATAAAGTTTCGTTTCACGATTGATTGTGAaaatattagtaatattttCCGTTGTTTTAGTAATTGTTACAAATTGTTAACTTACTTGATATTGTTTGCTTTGTATTCGCCGTCAAATTACCTTTCTGACCATTTTGTGATAAATCGACAAGATTTAGTtacctgtgggcgcagcacggttccatttttatcgtctatcactatgcgcgtccctttcgcacttacgtacttgttagaacgtgacaggcatggtgacaagggataaaaacgcgaccgtgctaagccgcctggaagACAATTATTAATTACTTACGCCTTTAACACTAGTAACATACTAGCTTTGTTCAAGAATGGAAAATGTAGACAAtgaaaaagctaaataattttaatttcaggGCCTAGCGCTCCTGGTTCTGCCCTTCTTGCCAGCGTCCAATCTCTTCTTCCCGGTGGGGTTTGTGGTGGCCGAGCGCATCCTCTACATGCCCTCGATGGGCTGGTGCATGCTGATCGCCCACGGGTGGCGTCTGGCCGCCAAGAAACACGCCAAGACGGCCGTGGCTGCACTCATATTTATACTCTTCGCCTTTAGTATCAAGACTTACGTCAGGAACTGGGATTGGAAGACTGAATATTCTATTTTCGCTTCGGGGTTAAGGGTAAGTGTGAAGTGAACTAATAAAAATATCCCCATGGTCTAAAAGGTGCTAACTGCAGGCAGCGCAATTGCATCCGGTGCCATCGAGATGGCCGCTGAAATTAACCGAAATATTTAAGATATCTTGCCCTTGCACTTCCTGATACTTTTATTAGGGCGACGGCTAAAACGTAACATAAACCTGTATATATTTTAGAACCTGACTGAGACAAGATTAGGATGATGATTTTTGCGTATTAAAGTAATAACAAACATTCCAGGTGAATCGCAACAACGCCAAGCTGTATAACAACGTTGGTCACGCTTTAGAAGCGGACGGGCGATACACGGAAGCCTTGGAATTCTTCAACACGGCCGTGAGCGTCCAACCGGACGACGTCGGCGCCCACATCAACGTCGGCCGCACCTACAACCATCTCGGCAAATACCAAGAAGCCGAAGAAGCCTATATGAAAGCCAAGTCTTTACTACCTAAAGCTAAACCCGGCGAGTCCTACCAGGCCAGAATAGCCCCCAACCATCTAAGCGTGTTCCTGAACCTTGCTAGCTTGATATCCAGGAATGCCACTAGACTGGAAGAGGCAGATATGCTGTACAGACAGGCGATCAGCATGAGGGCGGACTACACTAGGGCGTATATCAATAGGGGcgacattttaataaagttgAATAGGACGAAAGAGGCGCAGGAGGTGTATGAAAAAGCGCTTCTGTATGACAGCGGCAATCCGGATATCTATTACAATGTAAGTTCGTCTGTTATGGTATGGTAATTATATGGTAGTTATCAAACTTTCTTCACAAATTAGTAGGGTAAAGGCACCAGTGATCATTCTAAAACCATTAGCCATAGTCATTAGCGTGTCTTTTGTGTATATAATTGGAATACAATATCGTTTAAATTGCCATATTGTTTGTAACTCAAGGCATATCAATTTAGAAGGGTTCGCTTAGGTTGAGTTAATGTTCTCGGCTAACAATAGAATATATCCTGTCAGTAGTTATAATGACCAATAAAAAATACTTCAATTTATGAATAGGTACATTTGCGCCCACTTCTTCACGGCTATTTCTAATTCAACCTCTCAAGTTCCAGCTCTTATCCAGAGACAATCTctaaaggcctgcgcaaaccggcggagcgcagcgcagatcacttaaaattatcaatgtatattcttccctatttcaattgaCTAAAGCTAGTcttaagttttagttttagttttttttttatatatatatattgttggaTTGACGATTATTGAATAAAATACTGGAATTTCAATTAcattcaggtataaatttaaatgctttgagatcgacctcggagcatcatggaagattgttactccgcggcatcggggagcacgttagaggataccgcggcggtaggcgccggcatgccgcggcatcccccggtatGCGCCGAGGCCTCCTGAGTGCGCCAAGGTAGCACCGGGCCGACGGAGGAGAACTCGTAcacactagtcactaatccctttTGATAGAGTACCCGCGGCGGCATgtcgcggcatcccccggcctgcgccgaagtgctcccggccgccagcgccgggctggcgggcgctcgccgtatcgcgggggattttacctcgccggtgtgcgctgcgcAGCGTAAATCCGCCTCGGTGCTCTGCGATGctctccgccggtttgcgcaggcctttagTCAGGAGTTTTTGACTTTTCATAAAATGTTGTAAGTATGAACGTTGAACATGTGCCATATCGTGTCAGTGGAACTTAGAGGTAACTTTTCTGCCGACGATAACGCGTCCTCGGGACTCCAAGGTTAAAGGTCGAGATTGATGTAAACTTGAAATGTTCCAGCTGGGCGTGGTCCTGCTGGAGCAAGGCAAGGCGTCGCAGGCGCTGGCGTATCTGGACAAGGCGCTGGAGCTGGAGCCCGAGCACGAGCAGGCGCTGCTCAACTCCGCGATCCTGCTGCAGGAGCTCGGCGCCGCCGACCTGCGCCAGGTGGCGCGCCAGCGCCTGCTCAAACTGCTCGACAAGGATTGTGAGACACAATACACAAAGTTTTATTTAAAGCACTGAGGGCTGCTACCGGATCCCGTGCTGCTACGCCAAAATGGAGGCCTTCCTTACTTTGGAAAAAATGCTTACAGTCAGCGACAAAATCgtcatttttgatattttctgtttataatttatttataatttacaagATTGCCTGTCAAAAATCAAAAGTGTGACGAAATTTTCTTGTCCGCAAAGACCGACCCAGGTTAGGTTAAGGCATTAGAAAAGCTACAAATTAATTTTCTTTAGCTATCTAGTCTatgtcactttttcttttttgtaagtatattcattgttatacttacttataaatgTATACCCCACTTGTCCGCAGCAACGAACGAGCGCGTGCACTTCAACCTGGGCATGGTGTGCATGGACGAGGGCGACGCGGAGTGCGCGGAGCGGTGGTTCCGCGCGGCCGTGCACCTGAAGCCGGACTTCCGCTCCGCGCTGTTCAACCTGGCGCTGCTGCTCGCCGACCGCCGCCGCCCGCTCGAGGCCGCGCCCTTCCTCAAGCAGCTGGTGCGCCACCACCCCGACCACGTCAAGGCGTTGGTGCTGCTCGGAGACATCTACATCAACTCCGTCAAGGATCTGGACGCCGCCGAGAGCGTACGTTCGCTTTCACTTTTTACTCTGTCGCGCGTCGCTCGCTCGAGCTCATGACTCGTACGACACCATCCATACCGGACGAGATTACAATTGTTATTGGACAACCGCCGATtttaaagtaaaaatgtattatgTAACGAAAGGGCGCGTGATTATTTTTCGTCCCCGACTATTTCAGGGGTCGGCAAACGTCTTAATAAATGATGAATTGTCTGGTACAGTGCTACCGGCGCATCCTGGAGCTGGAGGCGGACAACGTGCAGGCGCTGCACAACCTGTGCGTGGTGGCGGTGGAGCGCGGCGCGCTGGCGGCGGCCGAGGAGTGCCTGGCGCGCGCGCAGGCGCTGGCGCCGCACGAGCACTACATCGCGCGCCACCTGGCCGTGGTGCGCGCGCGGCGCCAGCAGGCCGCCCCCTCCCCCCCcgccccgcccgccccgcccgccgccgccgaggTGCGCGCGCGCTGGAACTACATCCCGCAGCAGCCGCCCGACCCGCACGAGGCCGACCCCGAGTAGAGCCCCGCCCGTCCGGTCTCCGCGCGGAGGCGTTCCGTTGACGATCAGGGTATTGAAAATTAAAGGTCGCCCCGCTCTCTCCGATCTGAATGTGACATATTGCTAATGACGAGCCTTCGTCTCTCCCGAATCGTAactgggcattttcatttaacttgtacttaGCGCGTCTAACCGTTAAATTCCtgtaaaatgtatgggatttgacattgaccgtcagttttgtaacgattgctaaccgtacgttaaaggtgcacagttaagtgaaaatgcccacctGTAAAAATCTCTATTTCTCGGTACCGCTCTGTGAGGGGACGAGTCGATTAATGGACCGCTAATGTCGGCTCCTAGTGGCCGGAGAGGATTCCGGTACTATCTTGTTATAATAAATGCGAAGTCGGGTCGATaccttaaaaaaatacaagacaaGACTGAGACTTCACAAACTTAACTAAATAAACGTCGTCTAAATAATTAGTCACCCCACTTTCGAAAACATCTCTATCTGCAGACAAGCGCCCGTTAAATTGTCTCGTTTCTGATGTACCGCTTCACTATTTGGAACTACTAAATTTCACCATTGTATTCTAACTCgaaattattataatcattGCAGTATTTTGGCTGTTATTATTAGTGATTTATTGATctcataaaatattaatttgcaTACGACGCCTTtgaatattgttaatatgtacTTAAAAGTTGGACAAGCTTCGTCATTAGCCCGGTATACGGTATCTGTGCGTAGATATGATTTATAATAACTGTTTATAGGCATAATAGATGGGATTTGTATCATTCCAATTATAATCTATTTAACTTTGTCTAGTCAAGATGCAATCGCATTTGATATTATTTTGGACTTATTTTTAATGCATTTACGGATAAGTGATTTAAAACGATTCATTGTTGTAATACGTTGAACAACCTATGCTTGGAATAGACGTTGGGAGTAGCATTTAGATGAATGTGCCCCGCATTAAGCCAACCCATTTTAATAAGGCTATACAATAAACCTAGATATAAACAAGTTTCTGTCTCAATACTTGTGAACATGTTTAA
It encodes the following:
- the LOC134806492 gene encoding protein O-mannosyl-transferase Tmtc3 isoform X2, with the protein product MDRVSGVCRFGGVVSAVSRRSGRSRRRLASSAPVPDCRPETPRRGLGAVLILTCIVVYHNCLYCGFVFDDINAIKENRDLRPQTPISNIFLNDFWGTPIHKEQSHKSYRPLTVLTFRWNYAVHGLHPAGYHLVNLLLHALVSLLYYKVCAMFLPEFASFVAAMLFAVHPIHTEAVTGVVGRAEMLSSVFFLGALLCYARAASRRRCTDWRYVAACAVCVGVAMLCKEQGITATGVCVVYELFVAQKRRGTSGGNRWSWLEAWGKGSGWGYACGEAARRVVTLCCASLALLAARLHVMGAQLPVFTRFDNPAGATTGPAKHLTFAYLPALNAWLLALPEALCCDWTMGTVALLQSWQDPRNLATAALFIGLLVAAIHALRTRCTALSMGLALLVLPFLPASNLFFPVGFVVAERILYMPSMGWCMLIAHGWRLAAKKHAKTAVAALIFILFAFSIKTYVRNWDWKTEYSIFASGLRVNRNNAKLYNNVGHALEADGRYTEALEFFNTAVSVQPDDVGAHINVGRTYNHLGKYQEAEEAYMKAKSLLPKAKPGESYQARIAPNHLSVFLNLASLISRNATRLEEADMLYRQAISMRADYTRAYINRGDILIKLNRTKEAQEVYEKALLYDSGNPDIYYNLGVVLLEQGKASQALAYLDKALELEPEHEQALLNSAILLQELGAADLRQVARQRLLKLLDKDSTNERVHFNLGMVCMDEGDAECAERWFRAAVHLKPDFRSALFNLALLLADRRRPLEAAPFLKQLVRHHPDHVKALVLLGDIYINSVKDLDAAESCYRRILELEADNVQALHNLCVVAVERGALAAAEECLARAQALAPHEHYIARHLAVVRARWNYIPQQPPDPHEADPE
- the LOC134806492 gene encoding protein O-mannosyl-transferase Tmtc3 isoform X1; the encoded protein is MDRVSGVCRFGGVVSAVSRRSGRSRRRLASSAPVPDCRPETPRRGLGAVLILTCIVVYHNCLYCGFVFDDINAIKENRDLRPQTPISNIFLNDFWGTPIHKEQSHKSYRPLTVLTFRWNYAVHGLHPAGYHLVNLLLHALVSLLYYKVCAMFLPEFASFVAAMLFAVHPIHTEAVTGVVGRAEMLSSVFFLGALLCYARAASRRRCTDWRYVAACAVCVGVAMLCKEQGITATGVCVVYELFVAQKRRGTSGGNRWSWLEAWGKGSGWGYACGEAARRVVTLCCASLALLAARLHVMGAQLPVFTRFDNPAGATTGPAKHLTFAYLPALNAWLLALPEALCCDWTMGTVALLQSWQDPRNLATAALFIGLLVAAIHALRTRCTALSMGLALLVLPFLPASNLFFPVGFVVAERILYMPSMGWCMLIAHGWRLAAKKHAKTAVAALIFILFAFSIKTYVRNWDWKTEYSIFASGLRVNRNNAKLYNNVGHALEADGRYTEALEFFNTAVSVQPDDVGAHINVGRTYNHLGKYQEAEEAYMKAKSLLPKAKPGESYQARIAPNHLSVFLNLASLISRNATRLEEADMLYRQAISMRADYTRAYINRGDILIKLNRTKEAQEVYEKALLYDSGNPDIYYNLGVVLLEQGKASQALAYLDKALELEPEHEQALLNSAILLQELGAADLRQVARQRLLKLLDKDSTNERVHFNLGMVCMDEGDAECAERWFRAAVHLKPDFRSALFNLALLLADRRRPLEAAPFLKQLVRHHPDHVKALVLLGDIYINSVKDLDAAESCYRRILELEADNVQALHNLCVVAVERGALAAAEECLARAQALAPHEHYIARHLAVVRARRQQAAPSPPAPPAPPAAAEVRARWNYIPQQPPDPHEADPE